In Rhodamnia argentea isolate NSW1041297 chromosome 4, ASM2092103v1, whole genome shotgun sequence, the following proteins share a genomic window:
- the LOC115744520 gene encoding probable small nuclear ribonucleoprotein F: MATIPVNPKPFLNNLTGKPVIVKLKWGMEYKGFLVSVDSYMNLQLANTEEYIEGKFTGSLGEILIRCNNVLYLRGVPEDEDLEDADQD, translated from the exons ATGGCT ACTATTCCAGTTAATCCTAAACCGTTCTTGAACAACTTGACTGGGAAGCCAGTTATTGTGAAGCTTAAGTGGGGCATGGAATACAAAG GTTTTCTTGTTTCAGTGGATTCCTACATGAATTTGCAG CTTGCCAACACAGAAGAATACATAGAAGGAAAATTCACTGGAAGTCTGGGAGAGATTCTGATCAG ATGTAACAATGTCCTGTATCTTCGAGGTGTCCCAGAGGATGAAGATCTAGAAGATGCAGATCAGGACTAA